Proteins from one Phaenicophaeus curvirostris isolate KB17595 chromosome 16, BPBGC_Pcur_1.0, whole genome shotgun sequence genomic window:
- the COX19 gene encoding cytochrome c oxidase assembly protein COX19 encodes MSTAMNFGSKSFKPRPPDKGAFPLDHFGECSAFKERFMECLRHSGYESGACRPSAMAYLECRMERQLMANEPLEKLGFKDLIDEKSEGKPEKL; translated from the exons ATGTCCACCGCTATGAACTTCGGCAGCAAGAGCTTCAAGCCGCGGCCGCCGGACAAGGGCGCCTTCCCGCTGGATCACTTCG GGGAGTGCAGCGCCTTCAAGGAGCGGTTCATGGAGTGCCTCCGCCACAGCGGTTACGAGAGCGGAGCCTGCCGGCCGAGCGCCATGGCCTACCTGGAGTGCCGCATGGAGAG GCAACTTATGGCTAACGAACCACTGGAAAAGTTGGGATTTAAAGATCTGATAGATGAGAAATCAGAAGGAAAGCCTGAAAAGTTGTAA
- the LOC138727798 gene encoding cytochrome P450 2K4-like — protein MLIPHFDVDMAIQSLLQYVGFSSLLYLSAGLVTLLCFCTSLKKSVCNLPPGPRPLPVIGNLNVVDLKKPFQSLTELSKIYGNVFTVHFGPKKAVVLSGYETIKDALLNHAEEFGERAEIPIFRKMTQGNGIAFSHGELWKTMRRFTLSTLRDFGMGKRTIEFRILEEVNSLIKYFESHHGKPFDTKMILNNAVSNVICSILFGERFEYDDPVFLNLLKLLNENVKLLGSPMVLLYNFYPSLGFLSGASKTVLQNVSELNAFLQKLFQEHKEEFNENNLTGFVDAYLMKQQQESKKPHTMFDNGNLLFSTLDLFAAGAETTSTTVRWGLLLMMKYPEIQRKIQDEMNHAIEPGELPKLEDRKKMPYTDAVIHEIQRFANIVPMGVSRSTPTDVNFRGYVIPKGTEIIPLLTSALNDKLHWKTPDQFNPSHFLDADGNFIKREAFIPFSIGRRACIGEGLARMELFLFFAGLLRKFVFHPPPGVDKSDLDLTADVGFTLSPMPHLVCAAPYE, from the exons ATGCTTATACCACACTTTGATGTGGACATGGCCATACAGAGTTTGCTGCAGTACGTGGGGTTTAGCTCACTGCTTTATTTGTCAGCAGGGTTGGTCACACTCCTTTGCTTTTGCACCAGCTTGAAGAAGTCTGTTTGCAATTTGCCTCCTGGGCCACGACCTCTTCCTGTGATTGGAAACTTGAATGTGGTGGACCTGAAAAAGCCCTTCCAGTCGCTGACAGAG CTCTCCAAGATATATGGCAATGTCTTCACTGTGCATTTTGGACCCAAGAAAGCTGTGGTACTGTCTGGATACGAGACCATCAAGGATGCCCTTTTAAATCATGCTGAAGAGTTTGGCGAGAGAGCAGAAATACCCATTTTTAGGAAAATGACACAAGGAAATG GCATAGCATTCAGCCATGGAGAGCTATGGAAAACTATGAGAAGATTCACCTTGTCTACACTGCGAGATTTTGGAATGGGGAAGAGAACCATTGAGTTCCGAATCCTGGAGGAAGTGAATTCCCTCATTAAATACTTTGAATCCCATCACG GGAAGCCATTTGATACAAAGATGATACTCAACAATGCTGTATCCAACGTCATCTGCTCTATATTGTTTGGAGAGAGGTTTGAATATGATGATCCTGTATTTCTAAATTTGCTGAAGctgttaaatgaaaatgtcaagcTGTTGGGCTCCCCTATGGTGCTG TTATATAATTTCTACCCATCCCTTGGATTTCTCTCTGGAGCTTCCAAGACTGTGCTACAAAACGTCAGTGAACTGAATGCTTTTCTCCAGAAGCTCTTCCAGGAACACAAAGAAGAgtttaatgaaaataacttAACAGGCTTTGTTGATGCCTATCTGATGAAGCAACAACAG GAGTCCAAGAAACCCCACACTATGTTTGATAATGGAAACCTGTTGTTTTCAACCCTGGACCtctttgctgctggagctgagACTACTTCTACAACCGTGCGCTGGGGTCTTCTTTTGATGATGAAATACCCAGAAATTCAGA GAAAGATTCAGGATGAAATGAACCATGCCATTGAACCAGGAGAGCTGCCTAAGTTGGAGGACcggaaaaaaatgccttataCAGATGCAGTGATACACGAAATACAGAGGTTTGCCAATATTGTCCCAATGGGTGTATCACGATCAACTCCTACTGATGTAAATTTCCGAGGCTATGTGATTCCTAAG GGTACAGAGATTATTCCACTGCTGACCTCTGCTCTGAATGACAAGTTGCACTGGAAAACCCCAGACCAGTTCAACCCTTCTCACTTCCTGGATGCTGATGGGAACTTCATTAAACGAGAGGCATTTATTCCATTCTCCATAG GACGAAGGGCATGCATTGGAGAAGGACTGGCCAGAATGgagctcttccttttctttgcaggCTTGCTCCGCAAATTTGTTTTCCACCCCCCTCCAGGAGTGGATAAGTCAGACCTAGATCTCACTGCTGATGTTGGCTTTACCTTGAGCCCCATGCCTCACCTGGTTTGTGCTGCGCCCTACGAATGA
- the LOC138727797 gene encoding cytochrome P450 2W1-like — protein MSFLISFISDPTLICLLCAAVLLAVLYFSTGYKKSAFKFPPGPTPLPIIGNLHLVDLRRQDKTIMKLAEKYGPIFTLHFGFQKVVVLTGYEVVRDALVNYTEEFVDRPSIPIFDQIQNGNGLFFSIGELWRTTRRFTVSSMRNLGMGKKMIEGRIFEELHFLIEMIKSFKGEPFKLTSFNCAPINITFIMLFGDRFDYKDPTFLTLLRLIDEVMILLGSPYLNYFNFYPFLGFLFKTHKIMLGKIEDVRAILRQYMKASREDINENSVRSYIDALIFKQQEEKNKKDSLFHDDNLIASLLDLVMAGTETLATTLQWAILLMMKYPEIQKKVQEEIGRTVKAGSWATYEDRKNMPFTNAVLHEVQRFITLLPHVPRCTAVDTHFRGYFLPKGIIVIPSLTSVLLDKTQWETPHQFNPNHFLDAEGNFVKRDAFLPFSTGRRNCIGESLAKMELFVFFVGLLQTFTFQPQPGVSEADLDLTVPQTTFTLRPQPQATCAIPRE, from the exons atgtcttttttaatttcatttatctCTGATCCTACATTAATTTGTCTGCTCTGTGCAGCAGTGTTACTAGCTGTGCTCTATTTTTCAACTGGCTataaaaaatcagcttttaaatTTCCTCCTGGTCCAACTCCTCTTCCGATCATTGGTAACCTGCACTTGGTGGATCTTAGAAGGCAAGATAAAACAATAATGAAG CTTGCGGAAAAATACGGCCCCATCTTCACCCTCCACTTTGGGTTCCAGAAAGTTGTGGTCCTGACCGGGTACGAAGTTGTGCGGGACGCGCTTGTGAACTACACAGAGGAGTTTGTAGACAGACCATCCATCCCAATATTTGACCAAATTCAGAACGGAAACG GTTTGTTCTTCTCTATTGGGGAGCTATGGAGAACAACTCGGAGATTCACTGTATCCAGCATGCGCAACCTcggcatggggaaaaaaatgatagaAGGGAGAATTTTTGAGGAGCTTCACTTCCTTATTGAGATGATCAAATCCTTCAAAG GGGAACCTTTTAAACTGACATCCTTCAACTGCGCTCCAATCAACATCACCTTCATCATGCTGTTCGGGGACAGGTTTGACTATAAGGACCCAACATTTCTCACTCTCTTAAGACTCATAGATGAAGTCATGATTCTTCTGGGATCTCCATATTTGAAT TATTTCAATTTTTACCCATTCCTtggatttcttttcaaaacccACAAGATCATGCTTGGGAAAATAGAAGATGTGCGTGCCATTTTAAGGCAATACATGAAGGCGAGCAGAGAGGATATCAATGAGAACAGTGTGAGGAGCTACATTGATGCACTGATATTCAAGCAACAAGAG gagaagaacaagaaagacAGCCTCTTCCATGATGATAACTTAATAGCATCCCTACTCGACCTGGTCATGGCGGGAACAGAAACCTTAGCCACAACACTCCAATGGGCCATCCTGTTGATGATGAAATACCCGGAGATTCAAA AAAAGGTGCAGGAGGAGATTGGGAGAACTGTCAAAGCTGGAAGCTGGGCCACATACGAGGATCGGAAGAACATGCCATTTACAAACGCAGTGCTACACGAAGTGCAGAGGTTTAtcaccctcctgccccacgTCCCCCGCTGCACGGCTGTTGATACCCACTTCAGGGGCTACTTCCTTCCCAAG GGTATAATTGTAATCCCGTCACTCACCTCAGTGCTGCTGGACAAGACACAATGGGAAACACCACATCAGTTTAACCCCAACCACTTCCTTGATGCTGAAGGGAATTTTGTAAAGAGAGACGCTTTCCTACCCTTCTCCACAG GGCGAAGGAACTGCATTGGAGAAAGCCTCGCCAAGATGGAGCTGTTTGTCTTCTTCGTAGGGTTGCTGCAGACGTTCACTTTTCAACCCCAGCCTGGAGTTTCAGAGGCTGACTTGGACCTTACCGTCCCCCAAACAACTTTCACGTTAAGGCCTCAGCCTCAAGCAACCTGTGCTATCCCGCGTGAATAA